A genomic window from Thunnus thynnus chromosome 12, fThuThy2.1, whole genome shotgun sequence includes:
- the c12h1orf35 gene encoding multiple myeloma tumor-associated protein 2 isoform X1 has translation MFGSSRSGGVRGGQDQFNWDDVKVDKHRENYLGNSLMAPVGRWQKGKDLTWYAKDKKGGAPLTKEEELAAVKAAEHEALMAALGHKNIKRQPTGLTKEDLADVCRREEADGEERNVDRISGLGSSSVGSRKMVLSQKEKEAAKMGLPVFTVSFSFPPLPFERSLLVQHHKTEGHPKTSSTKTTESVEKEEMEQRHESKKKKKEKKSKKEKKKKEKKKKRQRRDSSSSESDDNRKRHRKDHHHHNPSYHSQSGARPHDSHSRGGAKAERQPSYPHHRQQRHDTDSSDGGSPVPRNPASHKTAPGGATQSHRRRHDTDSDD, from the exons GGAACTCTTTGATGGCACCAGTAGGACGATGGCAAAAAGGCAAAGATCTGACATGGTAcgcaaaagacaaaaaaggcgGTGCACCCTTGACCAAAGAGGAGGAACTTGCTGCCGTCAAGGCTGCAGAACATGAGGCATTGATGGCTGCTCT AGGGCACAAGAATATAAAGAGGCAACCAACTGGCCTGACAAAAGAG GACCTGGCTGATGTTTGTAGGAGGGAAGAAGCTGATGGCGAGGAGAGAAATGTGGACCGTATCTCAGGCTTGGGAAGCTccag TGTCGGGTCACGGAAAATGGTGCTCTCCCAAAAGGAAAAGGAGGCTGCTAAAATGGGCTTACCAGTTTTTACAGTAAGTTTTTCTTTCCCTCCGCTGCCTTTTGAAAGGTCACTGCTGGTTCAG CACCATAAGACAGAGGGTCATCCAAAAACCTCATCAACAAAGACAACTGAGAGTGTAGAAAAGGAGGAGATGGAACAACG GCACGAgagcaaaaagaagaagaaagaaaagaagagcaaaaaggagaaaaagaagaaggaaaagaagaagaaaaggcaAAGGAGAGACTCATCTTCCTCTGAATCAGATGACAACAGAAAGAG GCACAGAAAGGACCACCATCATCATAATCCATCATACCATAGTCAGAGTGGAGCCAGACCCCATGACAGCCATTCAAGGGGGGGAGCAAAGGCAGAGCGACAGCCCTCCTACCCCCATCATCGACAGCAGCGGCACGACACAGACTCCTCCGATGGGGGGTCTCCTGTCCCCCGTAACCCTGCCAGCCACAAGACGGCCCCTGGTGGTGCCACACAAAGCCACAGGCGGCGCCACGACACAGACTCGGACGACTAA